The Dromaius novaehollandiae isolate bDroNov1 chromosome 4, bDroNov1.hap1, whole genome shotgun sequence genome contains the following window.
CATTACTTCTGTCCCCCATCAGTTCCTGCTCCCTACTGCTCTACTCATTTCTTGTTCTTAGATTTCAAGTTTTCAGGGGCAGAGGCTGTTTTCAGAACTGCGTTTCCCTCCCTTCACAGGCCTCTATCCCTTTCAACCCAAACTTCTGACATCCACCTTTGCATTAAAGAGGACTTGTTCACTTTCCTTGTCTGCTTGCACTTATCGGCTTCCTGCAATGGCATGTGTTATTAAACACTGCTCCTCGCTTGTACGATACAATCCTGGATGACTGAATGCTCTCATTGTTGGGAGCCCAGCAGAGATCCTAGAATCATCTCTTAACATCACACAGGCTTATTGGATTTCATCGTAATGCCAACAAGCTGTCATTGTTACCACAAACCCTGCCTAGGAATCACTAATGACTTATGACTACAGGCaggaagagcagctttgggaGCATTCAATTGTAATCTGAAAGACTGTGAAAGAGAAACCTCAATTATGAAAATTAATCATGGCCCTCTTGGCATTGGCTTAGGAAGTCATGTCCTCCGTGGGGTTTGCTTTTGTAACAAGGACTTTGCATATGCAGGAGTTGTTGAATGAAGTTATTTGGGGATAAAGCTTGAGAAGACAAAGAGCTGGTCAGCATACGCCAAGCACCAGCGCTTGGGTAAGGATATGCAGGTGGTACCTTTCAGCAAATAGAAGGCCAGAACATGCCACTTGTAGAGCCTTGGCCACTGCATTTCACATAAGTATCTCTGTATCATTCAATAATTTGTATTTAACTAAAGCATCTTCCTGAAAGGTGTCCAGTCTCAATCTAAAGACAGGAAAAGATGCACAGTAATCTACCTTTTTGTTAGTAGCAGTATTGAACTCTTATAGCTGTTGAATGGTGGGTGATGTTCCAGATAACAGTTTATATTTGCTTTGGTGATGGACTGTTCCTATACCACTTGTTCTGTTGTACTGAGAGCTGCCCTGAATCACTGCCTTGACATCTCAGGCCTCTCCAGGTCTTTATGGAAACAGAGGCTTATTCTGTGGAGCTGTGGAGTTCTGCCTTGCCTCTGATTGCTCAGAGCATGGTACAGCACAGCATTGCTCTGACGGGTCTGCTACCCACTCCACCCTCCAGACAGAACAGTCAACACAGATATGTCTGAATATATCTGCCAGTGGATTTAAAGGAATCGTGATGCCTCTACTACACTCAGAAAATCTGCCCAGTGCAGCTTAGGCAGAAGTTTGGTACCTCCTTTAACTTCCCATGTAAGAACCTGGTGACATTCAGGGAATGAACACAGCTGTGACTGCACGTGGTCTTGCCGTATCATGCATAGGTACGAAACGTTTTAGCTCAACTTAATCCAAACAGATGAAACCCCACTTTGCACCAGAATAGCCCAGCACAACTGCAGGGGGTGATTGTACAGCTGATGCCCCTCTATTCACAGCCCGCAACAATAGTTATTCAGCATTATGCTAGTGCCTGCACAGGAAAATCTTTTGTAAAGGTAACCTGTGCTGCACTGAGAGTTCTGCCCTAATCAGTTTGCTATTGATAGCTCAAGAAAGCTAAAGTCACTCCAGCCTTACTGTGTGGGGCCCTACATGATTGCCCAAGGTCACAGGAAACCAAAGGCAAAGCAACATAATCATCCGTCTGCGTTACAGTTTGGGACACATAATTGATTTGCATCTGTTTGGTTGATTCTGCTGTGAATGACAATTTGAGCACAGTGTGACTTCAGATGAACAAGGGGCCCTTCTCACCTACCAAGGAGATGGCACTAGCCAAAGGCACTGAGCAGTCACCTAAAGGACCTGGGAGATGTGACTGCAGCTTCACTTCACTCAGCAAAAGCTGCTTCCCTGTCATGCTGCCAGTGTTTATGGAGCTGTTAGGGAAGAAGAAGTAGTACAAGACACACATGAGGGCTTTATTAGACATAAGAGACCTGCTGCCCCTTGCATCCTTCATACAGCATGGGGACCACCTGTGCATTTTAGATGAGTAAGTCCTACCCCAGCCAGTATTTGTCTATATTTATGAACCCACATCTGTACGCATTACTAAAATCAGGGCATTTACCATACCCTGAGTTTTTGTTCATTAGGACTTCTGTACCTCAAGACAGGCATGTGAATTTATAAAATGCCCTGTGTGCTGTGATAAGTACCTGAGCAAATCGCTTCCTCCTTTTTCATAGAGAATATTGATGCATAAGTGAGGAATATATGCActtccctttcctctctgtcaGCCCTACTTTCATTTCTCCTGCTCTCCCATTCACCTTCTGCTCCTGTCCAATGTGGTCAGACCACAGCTCAGAGCAATGTTTTGAGATAAAGAGTAAATCatctttcttattcttttctccttcgtacatcttctttccttctccatttgATGCAGGAACTGTCTGGGTAATTCTCTGGCCTGTTATGCAAGAAGTCTGACTAGATGATCTTTAATGAACCTCTCCAGCCTGTGAAAAATAATCTGTACTTGGTGCAATCCTATTTGCTGCAATGGAAGTGAGTCAGCAGAGAGGTCGTGTCTGCTGTACGCGGACAAGCAGACCTGGCTACTGGGAGACAAAGGCTAAGTAAAAACATTTCTATAGAAACACATACCCGTGTGTCTAGGTTATACGCCGTCTTCTTTAAATCCTGCAACGCCCTCTGCATGAACTCAAACGCATGGCAGTCAACACAGGGACGACCTGGAAAAAGGTACAGTAAAAAGGCATCGCTGTCAGAGAGGAAGTACTCAGAGATCTCGTACTGCCAGAAGAAAACCCATTTTACTGGGCACCGACACATGCATGTGTACAAAGTTAGGGCTGTCTGTGGACAAAGCCGTGTCTATCCTTGTGCAAGTGCTTGCTTCATGTAGGAAGACAGGCAAAAGCACATTAACATTTTGCTATGTGTGCTCTTCTGAACACAGGCCAGGCTtgattctgccaggtgctgtgtGCCTTCAACCCCTAGGCTCTTGccttaaaattaaaatcaaacgTGAGTTAAATCTCAACCTATACTCTGAAAATAGCAGTTTGCAGTGGTTCAAAAATCAGAGAGGCAGGTCTGTTTTCGCAGGAGCCCTTACAGAACAGCTTGGCAAGGGACAGAGCCAGATCTGTATTTGCTTCCTTTCACCTGCTGCTGTATTTTCGCTGTGCCAGGAACGCGAAGCGTCCCACTGTCTCTGCAGCTGGTGCCGGCGTGTGTGCgcaaagggcagggcagggaaaaggcagagaagaggaggaggaggaggaggaagggacttGACAACTAAAATGGCTCACTTCTATCTTGGGCCTGAGCGCTCCTGCTCTGCCAGGATTCGCCCTGCACTGATCTCACTCGCTGCCGTTCAGTCACAGAGTTAATGAAGTGTGGGTTTTCAAGGGAAGAAATTGCAGATACCGGAGGAGATGCACGGGGAACAGAAGGAGAGAAAACGTTACACTGATCACAGAGCACCCCTGTTGGGGGAAGCGCTAAAATCCTTGTCATAACGCAGCCACTTGCGCTGCTCCGACAGAGCAAAGTAGGTGCAAAGCTGCTGCTCAGATAGCTAAGGAGCTCCCTGGCGCCGGAGGGCTCCTGGGCAGCGATGCAGGACCCCAGGCCTGGCTCCCCGCTGGGCAGCAGGCATTTCTGAGCCAGGCCTGATGGAAGGGAACAGCCAGCATACTTCTGGCTCCATCACTCCCCAGCAAGCCTCTCTGGGGCTGTGACCTGTCCAGGAGATATTTCTCTCTCACTCAACCTCCTCCATCTCCCCTCCACACAGCTCACATCTTGGGCAGATTCAAAAGACAAGCTAGGGCTTTCATCCCAGGGATGTGGGGAAATGCAAAGTCCCCACCTCCATAAGAACAGCAGCGCTTGCTAAGACCCTCTCTCCAGGCCTCAGGTGAGTAGTGACAGGGTGGCTTTGAGCATGTTTCTAAACACACTAAAAAACCCCCaccattttcagtgtttcagtagTCTAATTGTTTTCACTTCAGAGCATGGAATAAAGCCCTGAGAAGGAAACCTGCATCCTTGATGTGCTAACAGCAAATCTGTCATTCCCTTGGCACTGTGGCCTGCTCCCTCCCGTTGCTGTGGTCTTCTTGGAAAGCGCCCTACCCTGGCTCCACCTCAGGAAAGTGCCGCATACCCCAAAGTGCTTGTCACCAAAATGTTCTCAAAATCAGAACTCgtaggagaaaaaacaaactaaaggTCGCAAATGAACGTCTCCTGCCCCTGGCAATGTGGAGAAAGTGTCTTTGAGGAGAGCAATGAATTTCACAGTCAAACACTGAGCGCAACCCAGGAAGCCTTCCCAGGCCCTCACGAAGGCCGTGGCTCTGCAGGAGCTTTCACTGGCATTTACGCCAGCTGAGCACGCCAATACGGACTGGGAGATACTAGTGGAATGGCACAACCATGCCAAGCAAGTATTGCACTTCTGCTATCCCAGTGAAAGCTGCTGCTCAGACATCAGAGCAGCTTCTGCAGCAAAGTGGTGGTGGCACTGAGGGTATCTGCCCACGCTGATCTGTGGGTTCTGGATCAGACCTCACAACTCACACTAGCACAGAGCAGCTTGAATGCAGTTCTCCAAATAAAATAGATTAGGCAAGAAGTAGGATTTCCCCACTCCCCGAAAAGTCTATAGCTACAGTTACATTAATTTACCCATTGTTTCCTGAATCCACGTAAACTTTTGGCACCtacaacatcctgtggcaatgagttccacagctCAGCTGTTCGTTGTGCAAACAAAATACTGATTGTGTCTGCTCTGAATTTATCATCTTCTGGTTTCATTTGCTGCCTCTGCTTTTTGCATTGGAAGATACAGTTAGTctatattcattatttttattccactcATGACTTTGCTGATCTCTATCACTCCCTGCctcagctgtctcttttccaGAGTGAAGAGTATTAGGCCTGTCTAGCTGGACTCATCCTCGCTTAATGCTCCCAGCACTTTCTGTAGGATGCCCGTGGACATTCCCCCCAGGTAACTGTGTCTAAGGGTCTGGTTTCACAAGGGGGTTAAACAAATCTAAGGGTGTGCGGCTGTCGATAGGTGCAGCCCCACCCTCCCCCCTGTCCTTGGCTACATGTTCCCACACCTTCCCTGGTTCACGCTGCGGCTGACCATGCAGTTGCTTGGTCAGTtgatcactgatttttttttccccagagcagcTCCCTGGACTAGCTGAAGGTGCAAATCTTAGGGCCAGGACAAGAAATGGGGCAAGGACAGGAGGCCAGGGTTTGTGGAGGGGAAGGGCACAGGCAGCATAAACGTACATCACCTTACAGCAATCATGAAATCAAACCTTAAGTCACATCATAGCAAAGTACAGCAAAGTGCTATTAATTCCTCGCTGACAGCTGGGAACAGGCTATCATTCATAGGGAGACTTAACAGGTTTGTGGATTAACATAATGAGAATTATCAAGAGTCAGCTATAATTCTTTAAATGGATCCTGTCAGCATGAAGACTGTATGTGTCTGCTGGGGGAGAAGTGGGGGAGCGGAGCTTAAAATATGCCTCTTGGCCACATTGTCAGTGAAGAACTGGAGCTGAAAACACTGTGGAAGTCCAATTTACTTTCCCTCACATGCACACGGCGTTTATTCTTTGTATTTCATGCACCTTGGTTAACGAAACCAGACTGATCAGCTTCTGTTCTTCAAACTCCACATTTCAGCTTTTGCAGTGGGTTATTTGGGTTCTAAATGCAATGGGAGGTTGGGGAAATTACTTAATCTCTTTAGTGGATTGCActgaacttttaaagaaaatcctcTGCAAACATTTGTAACACCACTTTATACTTGAACAGTCTTTTGCAAATGCAAAGTGCTTGTGTATATAGTACAAAGACCTGATTAATCACTGCTAATTAGCGTTATTCATAAAAAGCTAGGCATGGCTCTTTGATTTGCTTGTAAGCAAAGTGGAGAGTAGGAGATGGTACCCCAAGCCAGATATCACCGCCACCCCACAGGGCAGTATCTTTCTGTAACACAGAGAACTGTGACTCCCTCACACCTCTCTGCTGTGACTCCTGCATCTCCCCCACTTGCACTTACCTCTCCTATAACCAGCAAGGACAAAATACCACAGAATCGAGCATACTGGGTCAGTAAATGCCTCTCTTCTCCCTTATCCTTAACAAAATTGGAATTACTATGGTCAATGTACATCGTATCTCTCCTGCTAGAACCTGCACTAcacctcccttctctccctgggTCATTTAGGATCATACAGCCACCAGTTTACCTGGGCTGACAGTATGGACTTCAGCACCTGCAATATGGAAGGTGCACATATGTGTTGCTGTTGCACTTCCCCCCAAAAGGGCTAGTACTATCAGCTCCTTGGTGAGAAATAGTCAGTGGAGCTGTCTTGTAGGACAAGATGTAGGAATGTCTATACTAGATCAAATTGAAGGTCTATTGGGCCTGGTGTCTTGCCCTCCACAAGCTACATACCTCATAGTAAATAACCTGTGCCCAGGAGCCTTCCCAGGCTTTAAGAAGAGCTGGCATGGAACAGTTCATCTCTGTGAGAATAAACTCTTGGCCTCCTAGATAGGCAAATGGCCTCCTGTCATGGACAGAACTGTGCCAGGGACCATCCTAGCCATTTACAATTGTGTTCCCATGCCAGGGAACAGCCTCGGGCACTGTTACTTTCCTGGTATAGGTATGACCACCATTGCCAACAACAGATGCCCACAAAAATGCACAAGAATATGGCAAACATGCAAGGATGTATCCCTAGAAGACCCTCCCAGGCCTCTGCAATACGTGGCTTACAGAGTTCCCAAGCCAGAGGAAATGCTTCTGTATCTAACAGTCTTTTCTGagacttttctttcttgaatttacTTAATCAGTTCTGTGATCCCATGCATCCACAGTGTCCCAGGGAAGGAGCTCCACAAGTTAACTATCAGAAATAGCACTAATGGgcagagcaaagcaaagcacTTGGAGTAGTTAGTAGCAATGCAGCACTCTCAACAACCGGCTAATTAGGGGCATCCTGGGTTCCTTGTTGCTTTAAAACTCAGTCCCTGCAGCAGCACAAATGAATCATGCTCAGCTGGGAGCCTTCCTCTTGGCCTGGTTTCAGGCAGAAATAACTTTCTAGCATTCATAGCAATGCTAGCAGGATAAAGCTTCCAGCCTCCACTATTCAGGACAGAGCAGCCTCTCTCCTCAGAAGCTCTCAGACCTGCCTTCAATTCCTCATTCTCACATGCAAAAGCAAGACAAACCAAGGAATCTTTCTCAAGGGTTCTTCAGGGACTCAGTAACCTGGCCACAGGATATCAGAAGGATTTAATAACACCTTGAGACTGGGGTGAGAGTCTGTGGCCAAGACACTGTTCTACAGATAGAACAGGAGTTTCCACTACACAAGTGGAATGAGGAACCACTCtatacttttttccccaaatgtgtATTTCATTGACCTACCTCTGCTAACCAAGACACACAAAGGGCATGTATAATTTATTTCTCAATCACCATTTTCTCCTTGAGAAGACAAAATGGACTACTTGCCACAAAAATTATTCAAGTTAATTAATGCACACCTGGAAAACAGACACACAGAACAGAGATGAGTGTGATAGGAGAACCAGAATGAAACAGAACCCAAACTTAGCACTGTCCCACTGATAAAATGAGAATGGAAAAAGAAGGTAATTCAGAATTCAAGTCCTGTACAGGTAGCttgtttaaaaagtagtaataCTATTCTGGAAGAATAATATGCAGTGACTAAATCAGACCTTGGATTAAGGATTTTGGTGGTTATGTAAAAAGACTGCTGTGATAAAAAATAAGTGTGACTAGTAACTAGCGGTTGGCTTGTATGCAgttaccttccttttttttttctctccagaggCTATTTTACATTTCTAATGAGTGGATACTTCACACTTTTCCTCATCAAAATACATTGACTTGAGAACATTGACTTCTTCTCCTAATATCTTTGTACTATTGCCTCGTTTTAGAGCTAGGAAAGTTGAACTACAGACTTGCTCAAAATCACAGAGGAAGTTAATACAGAGCTGTGATCTGAATTCAAGAACTCCCAGCTCCGAGGGCTGTGTGCAGTCCAGTCTGTCATATTTTGTTATTTCGCTTTGCAGAGTAGCAGCATGATTTCGGGAATCTGTGTATGTTTTACAGATATGCTGTTTGGGTCAATTTCCCCTGTGTCAATCCACAGTAGTTACAAGAAAGTTGAACTTGACCTTTTGTTCCAACCAAATATGCAAAATGCAATGCTTTAGcagaaataaatgtgattttCCTTCTAACAATACCCAGTCTAGCAAGAACTTTGTATGCATAGTGGCAAATCTGGAGAGACAGCTCTCgagaagcagaacaaaaagaCCTACAACCAAAGAGTTTTCAAATAAGCTCAGATGAAAATTACAGTATGctgttattattttttcctaagtaACTACTAattctttgcttgcttgctgttTCTATAAGTGCTGCTTTCATGTGGTTTGCTGACAGGTTACAAAGTCATCATTACACCCTCGCACATGAGGCAATGCAGTATCCCCCTGGAGCTTAAGATCTTTGTGGATGAGGTGGGTTAACtgaaggagagaaagcaagaCGCGGTGCGGTGGGAAGGAATGAGTGCAGCACGGCTGGGTACGTACTTTCTGCTGGAATGACACTCCCAGAGTCCTGGCTGGCCCCAGCAAGCCTCACGCTTAGTAGGCCAACCACCGAAAGGAACGGGATCGCCACACGCATCACGCTCCAGACAGACGGCAACGCCATTAC
Protein-coding sequences here:
- the NICOL1 gene encoding NELL2-interacting cell ontogeny regulator 1, whose translation is MRVMALPSVWSVMRVAIPFLSVVGLLSVRLAGASQDSGSVIPAESRPCVDCHAFEFMQRALQDLKKTAYNLDTRTETLLLRAEKRGLCDCFPAIH